One segment of Desulfosporosinus sp. Sb-LF DNA contains the following:
- a CDS encoding response regulator: MSATIMIVDDAAFMRMMLKDILGKNGFTVIGEAENGAVAVEKYMELQPNLTIMDITMPEMDGLQAVKEIRKKDPKARVIMCSAMGQQAMVIEAIQSGAKDFVVKPFQAERVVEAVTKALK; the protein is encoded by the coding sequence GTGAGTGCTACAATAATGATCGTCGATGATGCCGCGTTTATGCGTATGATGCTGAAAGATATCTTGGGTAAGAATGGGTTTACTGTAATTGGTGAAGCAGAAAATGGGGCCGTTGCCGTGGAAAAGTATATGGAATTGCAACCGAACTTAACGATAATGGATATCACCATGCCAGAAATGGATGGACTTCAAGCGGTTAAGGAAATTCGTAAAAAGGACCCTAAAGCTCGCGTTATCATGTGTAGTGCTATGGGCCAACAAGCTATGGTTATTGAAGCGATTCAGTCTGGAGCCAAAGATTTCGTGGTTAAGCCCTTCCAAGCAGAACGCGTGGTTGAGGCTGTCACAAAGGCGTTGAAATAA
- the fliY gene encoding flagellar motor switch phosphatase FliY, producing the protein MGNGMLSQEEIDALLRGTMEPDLEPEAPSEESFLNEMERDTLGEIANISMGTAATTLSQLLGKKVEITTPKVDLTTSEQIRQDYPIPSVICDVKYKAGIEGSNLLILSQRDGSVIVDLMMGGDGKNPSPDLSELQISGISEAMNQMMGSAATSMSTMFNSMVDITPPTLVLNDLSMENDVIQDFLRAKESLVRISFRMVVEDVIDSILIQVVPISVARGMVNKLMSVMSGGSSVASAQQSAALAQPEPTPTYQAPPYSPPPAYEPPPYQAPAASYPPYGASQAYPQGGMQGGYYPPPTSYAPGPSTPVQPAQFAPLQPGQPPIQPDNLQLILDVPLQISVELGRAKKTIKEILEMGPGSVIELDRLAGESVDMIVNGKLIAKCEVVVINETFGIRITDIVHPMERMNSLK; encoded by the coding sequence ATGGGTAATGGGATGCTCTCCCAGGAAGAGATTGACGCATTGCTTCGAGGGACAATGGAGCCAGACTTGGAACCAGAGGCACCGTCTGAGGAATCCTTTCTAAATGAAATGGAGAGAGATACTCTCGGAGAAATTGCCAACATCTCTATGGGCACCGCAGCTACGACATTATCTCAGCTCTTAGGAAAAAAGGTAGAAATTACCACGCCAAAAGTCGACTTAACGACCTCGGAACAGATTCGCCAGGATTATCCCATTCCTTCCGTGATTTGCGATGTCAAATATAAAGCTGGAATTGAGGGTTCAAACCTCTTGATCCTTTCTCAAAGGGACGGTTCAGTCATCGTGGATCTCATGATGGGGGGAGATGGCAAAAATCCGTCTCCAGATCTCTCGGAACTTCAAATTAGTGGAATTTCCGAGGCCATGAATCAAATGATGGGATCAGCGGCTACTTCTATGTCCACCATGTTTAATTCAATGGTAGATATTACGCCCCCGACCTTAGTGCTCAATGATTTATCGATGGAGAACGATGTGATTCAGGACTTCCTTCGTGCAAAGGAGTCGCTTGTACGGATCTCATTCCGGATGGTTGTAGAAGATGTCATTGACAGTATTCTAATTCAGGTGGTTCCAATCAGTGTGGCTCGAGGGATGGTTAATAAGTTAATGAGCGTGATGAGTGGTGGCTCCTCAGTTGCTTCGGCTCAGCAATCCGCTGCCCTTGCCCAACCTGAGCCTACACCAACTTATCAGGCACCCCCGTATTCACCGCCACCAGCCTATGAACCACCGCCTTATCAGGCGCCAGCCGCCAGCTACCCTCCTTATGGAGCGTCACAAGCCTATCCCCAAGGGGGAATGCAAGGTGGATATTACCCGCCTCCCACAAGTTATGCTCCGGGACCGTCAACTCCTGTTCAACCGGCCCAATTTGCGCCACTTCAACCTGGGCAACCGCCGATACAGCCGGATAACTTGCAGCTGATTTTAGATGTCCCGTTACAAATTAGTGTGGAGCTAGGTCGAGCGAAGAAAACCATTAAGGAAATTCTGGAAATGGGTCCAGGCTCGGTTATAGAACTGGATCGTTTGGCTGGGGAGTCTGTGGATATGATTGTCAATGGCAAGTTGATTGCTAAATGTGAGGTTGTTGTCATTAACGAGACGTTTGGGATTCGGATTACTGATATTGTGCATCCCATGGAACGGATGAATTCGTTAAAATAG